The window AAGGAATACGTTCTTTGAAGAATTCTTGCACAGTTAAAGTGCAAAACAACATGGTAGTACGCACCAATACCGAAAGAGTAAAAAAAGCAGTTAAGAAAAATCTTGTTTTGCTTGCTGCGAACCATAGATTTGATTGCTGGAAATGTCCAAGAGAAAGAAATTGTGAATTTTTATCACTTTTGAGGAAATATAATATTGATAATTATATGGGCGAACAGCCTTATCATAAGAAAAAGAACTATATTGTTAACATATCAGACGCTATAGTTCTTGACAACTCAAAGTGCGTTTTGTGCGGCAGATGCGTTTCAGCTTGTCAAAAGCTTGCAGGAACAGCTGTATTGGATTATAATGAACGCGGCTTTAATACTTATGTAAGCACGGCGCAAAATCACAATATAGATGACAGCGGCTGTATTTATTGCGGAAAATGTATTCAATCTTGCCCGACTGGAGCATTGAGAGAAAAAGAACAAATAGACGATGTTCTCAATCTTCTTGACAGCAAAGAATATTATACCGTAGTTCAGATAGCCCCTGCAGTCAGAGCTGCATTAGGAGAAGAATTTGGTTATCCCGTCGGTACTAATGTGGAAGGCAAACTTTACAATGCTTTGCAAAAACTAGGATTTGATGATGTTACTGATACCAACTTTAGTGCAGATGTAACTATATTGGAAGAAGGAACAGAATTTATAGAAAGATTTAAAGAGTTCCAAAGCGGAAATACGAAAGCATTGCCTTTGTTTACTTCTTGCTCACCAGGCTGGATAAGATATATAGAACAATATTATCCAGAATTTTTGTCCAATCTATCTTCATGCAAATCTCCTCAACAGATGCATGGAGCATTGACAAAACATTATTATGCGGCTAAGCTAAATATTGACAAGCAAAAGATAAGAGTTGTTTCTGTAATGCCTTGTATTGCTAAAAAATACGAAGCAAAGCGCCCTGAAATGGAAGCTGACGGCGTAAGAGATGTTGATTATGTTCTTACAACGCGTGAATTGGCTAGAATGATTAGAAGACGCGATATAGATTTCAGAGCATTGGAAGACATTGTTCCTTCAAGTCCCTTGGCAAAATATACAGGTGCGGGCGTAATCTTTGGAGCAACAGGCGGCGTTATGGAAGCAGCCTTGAGAACAGTTAGAGATATACTTGAAAATAAAGATTACAGTGACGTAGATTTTGCTGCGTTAAGAGGTGCTGGCGAAGGCATAAAAGAAGCTGAGCTTGAAATTGCAGGAAACAAGCTGACTGTGGCGGTAGTTCATGGTGCGGTTAATTTCCCTGAAATGTTTGAAAGAGTAAAACGTAATCCTAATAAGTACGCGTTTGTAGAATTTATGGCTTGTACAGGCGGTTGCATAAATGGCGGCGGTCAACCTATTCTCTGTGCTGAACTTCAAGAAAATATAGATGTTAGGGCTGAACGCGCCAAGGCTTTGTATAATATTGATGCCAACAAAGAATTGAGAAAATCACATCAAAACCCTGCTGTGATTGAATTGTATAAAGAGTATTTAGAAAAGCCTGGCAGTCACAAAGCACACCATATTTTGCATACGCATTACACCAAAAAGGATACGTATTCAAAATTATAAATTTTGGAGATGATTAAATGAAAAAAGTTTTATTTGCATTTATACTATCAATGATTATAGCTATGAGCGGTTTTGCTGTGATAGGATGCGATAAAACTAAAAGCGAAGTTAAGATTATGGTTCCTAACGGAATAACCTTAATCGCTGTGGGCAATCTTTATGATGAAAAAGATGTAAAAGTTGAAAATGTTAATGGACCTGATCTTTTATCCTCAGCTTTTACATCAAAATCACATGATATAGTGGTTGCACCTTTAAATCTTGGAGCAAAACTGTATAATAACAATCAGTCTGTTTATAAACTTGCTTCAATGATTACATTTGGAAACGTTTATATTGTTTCCAAAGAAGGAACACCGCTTGATAATTCTTTGGCAGATTTGGAAGGCAAAAAGATAATTGCTTTTGGGAAAGGTTCAACTCCTGATATAATCTTTAGAGCGGCATTGGCTAATAAAAACATTGAAATAAATGAAGAAAATATAACCTATCAATCAGGAGTAAGCGAGGTAGTTCCTCTGTTTAAGGCTAATAATTCTCAATATGATTATGCGGTCGTAGCAGAGCCTGTGGTATCGCAATTACAGATTAAGTTTGGACTAAAACTCAACATTGTTGATTTGCAGGTTGTATTGCAAAGCAAAATGGAATCAATACCTCAAGCAGGAATATTTGTTAACCCCGAATCTAAGAATCTTGACAAGATCAATGAAGTTTTATCTAAATTAAAAGCCGACATTAAAGAGCTTAATGATAACCCTGATGCTTATGCTCAAGATATTATTGACAAAAATGAATTTTTTGCTAATCTTACAAAAGAGGTAATTGCATCAGCTATAAAGAGCGGCAATGTGATCAATTATCTTGATGCAAAAGCTAATAAAAGCGTTGCAGAGCAGTATTTCGAGCTTTTGATGGAACAAAATCCTAACTTGTTGAACAAACTGCCTGAGGATACATTTTACTATTAATGAACAAAAGAAACAAAAATTACGGCTTTATATATGTAATACTTGGCGTATTATTTTTGATAATGCTTTGGATAACAGGAGAAAGGGTTGTTAACAATGACCTAGTAATACCAGATATTCAAAGCGTTGGCTTGGCATTGTTTGCTTTGTTAAAAAAGGGCAGTACATATTTAATAATCCTTAAAACTATTGGAAGGCTAGTTTTAACGATAGTCATTTGTGCGGTTATGACCGTATTATTGGCTTTTTGTTCGTACAAATCATCAGGGTTTGAAAATTTTTTCAAACCCTTCTTTGTAATTTTACGAACTATTCCAGTGGCCTCAATAATAATTATTTTATTATTTATGATAGGCAACGAATACAGTCCGTATTTTATAACTGCATTTGTAGTATTGCCTGTTATGTATGAGGGCGTATTAAATGGCTTTTTTGCAATAGACAGCACGCTGAAAGATGAGATAAGGCAATTAAGCAACGTTAATTTTAAAATCATTATGACTGTGTTTGTGCCTGTAACCTTGCCTTATATTATTGCATCATTTATCCAGTCATTTGGGTTAGGACTAAAGGTTATGGTAATGTCTGAGTTTATTGCACAGCCGACAGGCACAATAGGCTACACAATGCTGCAAGAAAAACTTTATTTAGATACTGCTGATATTTTTGCCTGGACATTGATTTTGGTGCTGTTTGTATTTTTGGTTGAATTAGCTGTTAAAAAAATTAAAAGCAAAATTAAATACTAATCTAGTTGCTTTTTCCATAGCAAAATAATCTCGTATTTTTATACGAGATTATTTTGTGTTATATGATAGTTTATTATATTAAGATTGCTTTGCTAAAGGTGTTTTATGATTTTTTTACTTGTGATTATTTATCTTGCTTTTATTAGTTTAGGTTTGCCTGATTCTTTATTGGGTACAGCATGGCCTACAATCTATACCAAATTTGGCGTTCCGCTATCTTATGCCGGTATTTTGTCTTTTACGGTATCGTGTGGAACAATAATATCCAGCTTTTTTAGCGCTAAGATCATACGCCGTTTCAAAACAGGCTTAACTACAGCGGTAAGCGTAGCTTTGACCGCTTTTGCTTTGATAGGGATTTCTTTTTCGATTAATTTTTGGATGATTCTGCTTTTTTGCGTTCCTTTGGGATTAGGTGCGGGCAGCGTTGATGCCGCTTTGAATAACTATGTTGCGTTGCATTACAAGGCAAGACATATGAATTGGCTGCATTGCTTTTGGGGAATAGGCGTTACTGCAAGCCCTTTGATTATGAGTTTTTGGCTTAATAAGGGTAGCTGGCAATCAGGCTATCTCACGGTTGGACTTATTCAGACGGGCTTGGTGATTATATTGTTTTTAACTCTTCCTATGTGGAATAGGGTAGGTAAAATCAAACAATCAAATCAAGATAAAATACAAGAA of the Clostridia bacterium genome contains:
- a CDS encoding ABC transporter permease subunit — its product is MNKRNKNYGFIYVILGVLFLIMLWITGERVVNNDLVIPDIQSVGLALFALLKKGSTYLIILKTIGRLVLTIVICAVMTVLLAFCSYKSSGFENFFKPFFVILRTIPVASIIIILLFMIGNEYSPYFITAFVVLPVMYEGVLNGFFAIDSTLKDEIRQLSNVNFKIIMTVFVPVTLPYIIASFIQSFGLGLKVMVMSEFIAQPTGTIGYTMLQEKLYLDTADIFAWTLILVLFVFLVELAVKKIKSKIKY
- a CDS encoding NADH-dependent [FeFe] hydrogenase, group A6, with amino-acid sequence MNNITLTIDGKTVTVPENYSILEAAKTVGINIPRLCYLKEINETAACRVCVVEIEGIRSLKNSCTVKVQNNMVVRTNTERVKKAVKKNLVLLAANHRFDCWKCPRERNCEFLSLLRKYNIDNYMGEQPYHKKKNYIVNISDAIVLDNSKCVLCGRCVSACQKLAGTAVLDYNERGFNTYVSTAQNHNIDDSGCIYCGKCIQSCPTGALREKEQIDDVLNLLDSKEYYTVVQIAPAVRAALGEEFGYPVGTNVEGKLYNALQKLGFDDVTDTNFSADVTILEEGTEFIERFKEFQSGNTKALPLFTSCSPGWIRYIEQYYPEFLSNLSSCKSPQQMHGALTKHYYAAKLNIDKQKIRVVSVMPCIAKKYEAKRPEMEADGVRDVDYVLTTRELARMIRRRDIDFRALEDIVPSSPLAKYTGAGVIFGATGGVMEAALRTVRDILENKDYSDVDFAALRGAGEGIKEAELEIAGNKLTVAVVHGAVNFPEMFERVKRNPNKYAFVEFMACTGGCINGGGQPILCAELQENIDVRAERAKALYNIDANKELRKSHQNPAVIELYKEYLEKPGSHKAHHILHTHYTKKDTYSKL